A DNA window from Citrobacter tructae contains the following coding sequences:
- the tatC gene encoding Sec-independent protein translocase subunit TatC: MAVEDTQPLITHLIELRKRLLNCIIAVIVIFLALVYFANDIYHMVAAPLIKQMPQGATMIATDVASPFFTPIKLTFMVSLILSAPVILYQVWAFIAPALYKHERRLVVPLLVSSSLLFYIGMAFAYFVVFPLAFGFLANTAPQGVQVSTDIASYLSFVMALFMAFGVSFEVPVAIVLLCWMGITTPDELRKKRPYVVVGAFVVGMLLTPPDVFSQTLLAIPMYCLFEVGVFFSRFYVGKRRTRDEDNEAENEKAEAADKTEE, encoded by the coding sequence ATGGCTGTAGAAGATACCCAACCGCTCATCACGCATCTTATTGAGCTGCGTAAGCGACTCCTGAACTGCATTATCGCGGTAATCGTGATCTTTCTGGCGTTGGTTTACTTTGCCAACGACATTTATCATATGGTTGCGGCACCGCTGATCAAGCAAATGCCGCAGGGTGCGACGATGATTGCCACAGATGTGGCCTCGCCGTTCTTTACCCCGATAAAACTCACCTTCATGGTGTCGCTGATTCTGTCAGCGCCAGTGATCCTGTACCAGGTATGGGCATTTATTGCGCCTGCTTTATACAAGCATGAACGCCGTCTTGTTGTGCCGCTGCTGGTCTCAAGTTCGCTGCTGTTCTATATCGGTATGGCGTTCGCTTACTTTGTCGTCTTCCCGCTGGCGTTTGGTTTCCTTGCCAATACGGCCCCGCAGGGCGTACAGGTCTCGACGGATATTGCCAGCTACCTGAGCTTCGTGATGGCACTATTTATGGCCTTTGGCGTCTCTTTCGAGGTCCCCGTTGCCATTGTGCTGCTGTGCTGGATGGGCATTACGACACCTGACGAGTTACGTAAAAAACGCCCTTATGTTGTGGTGGGCGCATTTGTCGTGGGGATGTTACTGACCCCGCCAGATGTCTTCTCGCAAACGCTGTTGGCAATACCGATGTACTGCCTGTTTGAAGTCGGTGTTTTCTTCTCTCGTTTCTATGTCGGTAAGCGACGTACGCGAGACGAAGATAACGAGGCTGAGAACGAAAAAGCTGAAGCCGCCGATAAAACCGAAGAATAA
- the tatB gene encoding Sec-independent protein translocase protein TatB has protein sequence MFDIGFSELLLVFVIGLIVLGPQRLPVAVKTVAGWVRALRSLATTVQNELTQELKLQEFQDSLKKVEKASLTNLTPELKASMDELREAAESMKRSYSVNDAEKASDEAHTIHNPVVKDSETQHEGVTPATAAAQASSPEQKPQSTGVNSPEPTETASVTLMDAEKKSAAPVVESSPSSSDKP, from the coding sequence GTGTTTGATATCGGTTTTAGCGAACTGTTATTGGTGTTCGTGATCGGCCTCATCGTCTTGGGGCCACAACGATTGCCGGTAGCGGTAAAAACGGTCGCGGGTTGGGTTCGCGCGTTGCGCTCCCTTGCAACAACGGTGCAGAATGAACTGACCCAGGAGCTTAAGCTCCAGGAGTTTCAGGACAGCCTGAAGAAGGTTGAGAAAGCGAGCCTGACAAATCTGACGCCGGAGCTGAAAGCATCGATGGATGAGCTGCGTGAAGCTGCGGAGTCGATGAAGCGTTCTTACAGTGTTAACGACGCTGAAAAAGCGAGCGATGAAGCACACACCATCCATAATCCGGTGGTGAAAGACAGCGAAACACAGCACGAGGGTGTCACCCCGGCTACCGCTGCAGCGCAGGCAAGCTCACCGGAGCAAAAACCGCAATCCACGGGTGTTAATTCGCCGGAACCGACGGAAACCGCTTCCGTAACGTTGATGGACGCAGAAAAGAAATCCGCCGCGCCTGTTGTCGAATCCTCCCCTTCGTCGAGTGATAAACCGTAA
- the tatA gene encoding Sec-independent protein translocase subunit TatA, whose translation MGGISIWQLLIIAVIVVLLFGTKKLGSIGSDLGASIKGFKKAMGDDEPKQDKTSQDADFTAKSITDKQGEVKKEDAKSHDKEQV comes from the coding sequence ATGGGTGGTATCAGTATCTGGCAGTTGTTGATCATTGCCGTTATCGTTGTACTGCTATTCGGCACCAAGAAACTCGGCTCCATCGGTTCCGACCTTGGCGCGTCTATTAAAGGTTTCAAAAAAGCGATGGGTGATGATGAGCCCAAGCAAGATAAAACCAGCCAGGATGCTGATTTTACTGCTAAATCAATTACCGATAAGCAGGGCGAAGTGAAAAAAGAAGACGCCAAAAGCCACGATAAAGAGCAGGTATAA
- the ubiB gene encoding ubiquinone biosynthesis regulatory protein kinase UbiB → MTPGEVRRLYFIIRTFLSYGLDELIPKMRITLPLRLWRYTLFWMPNRHKEKPLGERLRLALQELGPVWIKFGQMLSTRRDLFPPHIADQLALLQDRVAPFDGQRAKQQIEEAMGGLPVEEWFDDFDITPLASASVAQVHTARLKSNGKEVVIKVIRPDILPVIRADLKLIYRLARWVPRLLPDGRRLRPTEVVREYEKTLIDELNLLRESANAIQLRRNFEDSPMLYIPEVYSDYCSQNMMVMERIYGIPVSDVTALEKNGTNMQLLAERGVQVFFTQVFRDSFFHADMHPGNIFVSYEHPENPKYIGIDCGIVGSLNKEDKRYLAENFIAFFNRDYRKVAELHVDSGWVPPDTNVEEFEFAIRTVCEPIFEKPLSEISFGHVLLNLFNTARRFNMEVQPQLVLLQKTLLYVEGVGRQLYPQLDLWKTAKPFLESWIKDQVGIPALVRAFKEKAPFWVEKMPEIPELVYDSLRQGKYLQHSVDKIARELQANHVRQGQSRYLLGIGATLLLSGTFLLVSRPEWGLMPAWLMAGGVIAWLIGWRKMR, encoded by the coding sequence ATGACGCCAGGTGAAGTACGGCGCCTTTATTTCATCATTCGCACTTTCTTAAGCTACGGCCTTGATGAACTCATCCCTAAAATGCGTATTACGCTGCCACTTCGGTTGTGGCGTTACACATTGTTTTGGATGCCCAACCGACATAAAGAAAAACCGCTGGGAGAGAGGCTGAGACTGGCGTTGCAGGAGCTGGGACCAGTGTGGATCAAGTTTGGTCAAATGCTATCCACTCGTCGTGACCTTTTTCCTCCGCACATCGCCGATCAGCTAGCACTGTTGCAGGATCGGGTGGCCCCATTCGATGGACAACGCGCAAAACAACAAATCGAAGAAGCCATGGGTGGGCTCCCCGTTGAAGAATGGTTTGATGATTTTGACATCACGCCGCTGGCATCCGCGTCTGTTGCACAGGTACACACTGCGCGACTGAAATCGAACGGCAAAGAGGTGGTGATCAAGGTCATTCGCCCGGACATTTTGCCGGTCATCAGAGCGGATTTAAAACTGATCTACCGCCTTGCTCGTTGGGTGCCTCGTTTGCTGCCAGATGGCCGCCGCCTGCGGCCAACGGAAGTGGTCCGTGAATATGAAAAAACGCTGATCGATGAGCTGAATTTGCTGCGCGAATCGGCGAACGCGATCCAACTGCGACGTAATTTTGAAGACAGCCCGATGCTGTACATCCCGGAAGTGTATTCAGACTACTGCAGCCAGAACATGATGGTGATGGAGCGTATTTACGGTATCCCTGTTTCGGATGTGACCGCGCTTGAGAAGAACGGCACCAACATGCAGCTGTTGGCTGAGCGTGGCGTACAGGTCTTCTTTACCCAGGTATTCCGCGACAGCTTTTTCCATGCGGACATGCACCCTGGTAATATTTTCGTCAGCTATGAACACCCTGAAAACCCGAAATACATTGGCATTGATTGCGGGATTGTTGGCTCGTTAAATAAAGAAGATAAGCGTTACTTGGCCGAAAACTTTATCGCGTTCTTTAATCGCGACTACCGCAAGGTTGCCGAGCTGCACGTGGATTCAGGCTGGGTTCCGCCGGACACCAATGTTGAAGAGTTTGAATTCGCTATTCGTACCGTGTGTGAGCCGATATTTGAAAAACCGCTGTCGGAGATTTCATTTGGTCACGTGCTGTTGAATCTGTTTAACACCGCACGTCGATTTAATATGGAAGTGCAGCCTCAACTGGTGCTGTTACAGAAGACATTGCTGTATGTCGAGGGGGTCGGACGACAGCTGTATCCGCAGTTAGATTTGTGGAAAACGGCCAAGCCATTTCTTGAGTCGTGGATTAAAGATCAGGTCGGTATTCCTGCGCTTGTCAGGGCCTTTAAAGAAAAAGCACCGTTCTGGGTCGAAAAAATGCCAGAAATACCTGAACTTGTGTATGACAGTTTGCGCCAGGGCAAATATTTACAACACAGTGTTGATAAGATTGCGCGCGAGCTTCAGGCGAATCATGTTCGTCAGGGACAATCCCGTTATTTATTGGGTATTGGCGCAACGCTGCTGTTAAGTGGGACATTCCTGCTGGTAAGCCGTCCTGAGTGGGGGCTGATGCCCGCCTGGCTAATGGCGGGCGGCGTTATTGCCTGGTTGATAGGCTGGCGCAAAATGCGCTGA
- the ubiJ gene encoding ubiquinone biosynthesis protein UbiJ, producing MPFKPLVTAGVENLLNTFLYRSPALKSARTRLQSKVLRVDLKGFSTPLVLVFSERQVDVLGAWEGEADCTVITHASVLPKLRDRQQLTTLIRSGELEVQGDIQVVQNFVALADLAEFDPAELLAPYTGDIVAEGVSKALRGGAKFLCHTLQRQQRYVAEAITEEWRMAPGQLEVAWFAEETAAVERAVESLAKRLEKLEAK from the coding sequence ATGCCTTTTAAACCCTTAGTGACCGCAGGCGTTGAAAATCTGCTCAACACCTTTCTGTATCGTTCACCAGCGCTGAAATCGGCCAGAACGCGTTTGCAGAGCAAGGTGCTGCGTGTAGATCTCAAAGGATTTTCGACACCGCTAGTCCTGGTGTTTAGTGAGCGCCAGGTTGATGTACTGGGGGCATGGGAAGGCGAAGCTGATTGTACCGTGATCACACATGCCAGCGTGTTACCAAAATTGCGCGACCGGCAGCAGCTCACGACGCTTATTCGCAGCGGTGAACTGGAAGTGCAGGGCGATATTCAGGTGGTGCAGAACTTTGTTGCGCTGGCTGACCTGGCGGAGTTCGATCCCGCAGAGTTGTTAGCACCCTATACCGGCGATATCGTTGCTGAAGGGGTTAGCAAAGCCTTGCGTGGCGGGGCTAAGTTTTTATGCCACACCCTTCAACGTCAGCAGCGTTACGTCGCCGAAGCGATTACCGAAGAGTGGCGTATGGCTCCAGGTCAGCTTGAAGTTGCATGGTTTGCCGAAGAAACCGCTGCCGTTGAACGTGCGGTCGAATCTCTGGCCAAACGGCTGGAAAAACTGGAGGCCAAATGA
- the ubiE gene encoding bifunctional demethylmenaquinone methyltransferase/2-methoxy-6-polyprenyl-1,4-benzoquinol methylase UbiE — protein sequence MVDNSQETTHFGFQTVAKEQKADMVAHVFHSVASKYDVMNDLMSFGIHRLWKRFTIDCSGVRRGQTVLDLAGGTGDLTAKFSRMVGETGKVVLADINDSMLKMGREKLRNIGVIGNVEYVQANAEALPFPDNTFDCITISFGLRNVTDKDKALRSMYRVLKPGGRLLVLEFSKPIIEPLSKAYDAYSFHILPRIGSMVASDADSYRYLAESIRMHPDQDTLKAMMQNAGFESVDYYNLTAGVVALHRGYKF from the coding sequence ATGGTGGATAATTCACAAGAAACGACGCACTTTGGCTTTCAGACCGTCGCTAAAGAGCAGAAAGCTGACATGGTGGCCCACGTTTTTCATTCTGTGGCGTCTAAATATGACGTTATGAATGACTTAATGTCATTTGGCATTCATCGTTTGTGGAAGCGCTTCACCATTGACTGCAGTGGCGTGCGTCGCGGACAAACTGTCCTGGATTTAGCCGGCGGTACGGGTGATCTGACGGCGAAGTTTTCTCGCATGGTGGGTGAAACCGGGAAAGTTGTTCTGGCGGACATCAATGACTCAATGCTCAAAATGGGTCGCGAAAAGCTGCGCAACATTGGCGTAATTGGCAACGTCGAGTACGTCCAGGCGAATGCGGAAGCACTGCCGTTCCCGGACAATACTTTTGACTGCATTACCATTTCGTTCGGCCTGCGTAACGTTACGGATAAAGACAAAGCACTGCGTTCCATGTATCGCGTGCTGAAGCCCGGCGGACGTTTACTGGTACTGGAATTCTCCAAGCCGATTATTGAACCGCTGAGCAAAGCGTATGACGCATATTCTTTCCATATTCTGCCGCGTATTGGTTCGATGGTGGCAAGTGATGCAGATAGTTACCGCTATCTGGCGGAGTCCATCCGCATGCATCCCGATCAGGACACGTTAAAAGCAATGATGCAAAATGCCGGGTTTGAAAGCGTTGATTACTACAACCTGACGGCGGGTGTTGTTGCGTTGCATCGTGGTTACAAGTTCTGA
- the rmuC gene encoding DNA recombination protein RmuC: MDISIMISAVVALAAGLLVGWLATKARADQIRADLIEERRELDIALSAARQQLAQEAHWREECELLNNELRSLHSINTSLEADLREVTTRLEATQQHAEEKIRQMINSEQRLSEQFENLANRIFEHSNRRVDEQNRQSLNSLLTPLREQLDGFRRQVQDSFGKEAQERHTLAHEIRNLQQLNAQMAQEAVNLTRALKGDNKTQGNWGEVVLTRVLEASGLREGYEYETQVSIENDARSRMQPDVIVRLPQGKDVVIDAKMTLVAYERYFNAEDDYTRESALQEHIASVRNHIRLLGRKDYQQLPGLRTLDYVLMFIPVEPAFLLALDRQPELITEALRNNIMLVSPTTLLVALRTIANLWRYEHQSRNAQQIADRASKLYDKMRLFVDDMSAIGQSLDKAQDNYRQAMKKLSSGRGNVLAQAEAFRGLGVEIKREINPELVEQATTQDEEFRLRSVPEAQQDETYPDEEAVNQQSN, from the coding sequence GTGGATATTTCGATAATGATAAGTGCCGTCGTGGCGTTAGCTGCAGGGCTGCTCGTGGGCTGGCTGGCGACAAAAGCGCGAGCCGATCAAATCCGCGCAGATCTTATCGAAGAACGGCGTGAACTGGATATTGCGCTAAGCGCCGCTCGTCAACAGCTGGCGCAGGAAGCCCATTGGCGTGAAGAGTGCGAGCTACTCAACAACGAACTCCGCAGCCTGCACAGCATTAACACCTCTCTGGAGGCCGATCTCCGGGAGGTCACTACACGGCTCGAAGCGACGCAACAGCATGCTGAAGAGAAAATCCGTCAGATGATCAACAGCGAACAGCGCCTGAGCGAACAGTTTGAAAATCTGGCGAACCGTATTTTTGAGCACAGCAATCGTCGTGTCGATGAGCAAAATCGCCAAAGCCTGAATAGCCTGCTTACACCATTGCGTGAACAGCTGGACGGTTTTCGCCGTCAGGTGCAGGATAGCTTTGGCAAAGAGGCGCAAGAACGTCATACCCTGGCGCACGAAATTCGTAACCTCCAGCAACTGAACGCGCAGATGGCGCAGGAAGCGGTTAATCTGACGCGGGCATTAAAAGGTGATAACAAAACCCAGGGTAATTGGGGAGAAGTCGTTCTCACGCGGGTACTGGAGGCTTCTGGTCTGCGTGAAGGTTATGAGTATGAAACCCAGGTTAGTATAGAAAATGACGCCCGTTCGCGAATGCAGCCGGACGTTATTGTACGATTACCTCAGGGCAAAGATGTGGTGATTGACGCCAAAATGACGCTGGTTGCCTATGAGCGCTATTTTAATGCAGAGGATGACTACACTCGTGAAAGCGCGTTGCAGGAGCACATCGCCTCGGTGCGTAACCATATTCGTTTACTGGGCCGTAAAGACTACCAACAGCTTCCGGGGTTACGTACGCTTGATTATGTTCTGATGTTTATCCCCGTTGAGCCCGCTTTTCTGCTGGCACTGGACAGACAGCCCGAACTGATTACAGAAGCGCTCAGAAATAACATTATGCTGGTGAGTCCCACCACGTTGTTAGTGGCATTGCGTACTATCGCTAATCTGTGGCGCTATGAGCATCAGAGCCGTAATGCGCAACAAATTGCGGACCGGGCCAGCAAGCTTTATGACAAGATGCGATTGTTTGTCGATGATATGTCGGCGATTGGCCAGAGTTTGGACAAGGCGCAGGATAACTATCGTCAGGCGATGAAAAAGCTCTCTTCGGGGCGTGGAAACGTCCTGGCGCAGGCAGAAGCGTTCCGTGGATTAGGCGTGGAAATTAAGCGCGAGATTAATCCTGAACTGGTTGAACAAGCCACGACCCAGGATGAAGAGTTTCGCTTACGTTCGGTCCCGGAGGCGCAACAAGACGAGACTTACCCCGATGAAGAGGCGGTAAATCAGCAATCAAACTAG
- the udp gene encoding uridine phosphorylase, translating to MSKSDVFHLGLTKNDLQGAQLAIVPGDPERVEKIAALMDKPVKLASHREFTTWRAELDGKAVIVCSTGIGGPSTSIAVEELAQLGIRTFLRIGTTGAIQPHINVGDVLVTTASVRLDGASLHFAPMEFPAVADFECTTALVEAAKSIGATTHVGVTASSDTFYPGQERYDTFSGRVVRNFKGSMEEWQSMGVMNYEMESATLLTMCASQGLRAGMVAGVIVNRTQQEIPNAETMKQTESHAVKIVVEAARRLL from the coding sequence ATGTCTAAGTCTGATGTTTTTCATCTCGGCCTCACCAAGAACGATTTACAAGGGGCCCAGCTCGCTATCGTCCCTGGCGACCCGGAGCGTGTGGAAAAGATCGCCGCGCTGATGGACAAGCCGGTTAAGCTGGCATCTCATCGCGAGTTCACTACCTGGCGTGCTGAGCTGGATGGTAAAGCAGTGATCGTCTGCTCTACCGGTATCGGCGGCCCGTCGACGTCTATTGCCGTAGAAGAACTGGCGCAACTGGGCATTCGTACCTTCCTGCGTATCGGTACGACCGGCGCGATTCAGCCGCATATCAACGTTGGCGACGTGCTGGTTACCACCGCGTCTGTCCGTCTGGACGGGGCGAGTCTGCACTTCGCACCGATGGAATTCCCGGCAGTTGCCGATTTCGAGTGCACCACCGCGCTGGTGGAAGCGGCGAAATCTATCGGCGCCACCACCCACGTGGGCGTTACCGCCTCTTCTGATACCTTTTATCCAGGCCAGGAACGTTACGACACCTTCTCTGGTCGCGTAGTACGCAACTTCAAAGGCTCGATGGAAGAGTGGCAGTCCATGGGCGTCATGAACTACGAAATGGAATCCGCTACACTGCTGACCATGTGCGCAAGCCAGGGTCTGCGTGCCGGTATGGTTGCAGGTGTTATCGTCAACCGTACTCAGCAAGAGATTCCGAATGCAGAAACCATGAAGCAAACGGAAAGCCACGCAGTGAAAATCGTGGTAGAAGCAGCACGTCGCCTGCTGTAA
- a CDS encoding dienelactone hydrolase family protein — protein MATTRQSGFAPAVSPPAATAVHTPDNEIIAGITSIPSQGDDMPAYHARPKQSEGPLPVVIVVQEIFGVHEHIRDVCRRLALEGYLAVAPELYFRTGDPNDFADISTLLSGLVAKVPDSQVLADLDHVASWASRNGGDAHRLMITGFCWGGRITWLYAAHNPQLKAAVAWYGKLVGDKTLNSPKHPVDIATDLNAPVLGLYGAQDTSIPLDTVETMRQALRAANAKTEIVVYPDAGHAFNADYRPSYHEESAKDGWQRMLEWFAQYGGKK, from the coding sequence ATGGCAACAACACGACAATCTGGCTTTGCACCTGCTGTATCCCCACCCGCTGCTACGGCAGTCCACACCCCGGATAACGAAATCATCGCGGGCATAACGTCAATTCCGTCTCAAGGCGATGATATGCCGGCGTATCATGCACGTCCGAAGCAGAGCGAGGGTCCGCTCCCTGTCGTTATCGTCGTACAGGAAATTTTTGGTGTTCATGAACACATTCGTGACGTTTGCCGCCGCCTGGCGTTGGAAGGATATCTGGCTGTCGCACCAGAGCTTTACTTCCGCACCGGAGATCCGAATGATTTTGCCGATATTTCAACGTTGTTAAGCGGCCTGGTGGCAAAAGTCCCGGACTCTCAGGTGCTGGCCGATCTGGACCACGTCGCCAGTTGGGCCTCGCGCAACGGCGGTGACGCGCATCGACTGATGATCACCGGTTTTTGCTGGGGCGGGCGCATCACCTGGCTGTATGCCGCGCATAATCCGCAGCTAAAAGCGGCTGTGGCGTGGTACGGCAAACTGGTCGGAGACAAAACACTAAACTCCCCCAAACATCCCGTCGATATCGCCACCGATCTGAACGCCCCCGTTTTGGGACTCTATGGCGCTCAGGACACCAGTATTCCACTAGATACAGTCGAGACGATGCGTCAGGCACTGCGCGCGGCGAATGCCAAAACGGAAATCGTGGTCTATCCCGATGCCGGACATGCGTTTAACGCCGATTATCGCCCGAGCTATCACGAAGAGTCTGCAAAAGACGGCTGGCAGAGAATGCTGGAGTGGTTTGCGCAGTACGGTGGGAAGAAATAA
- the metE gene encoding 5-methyltetrahydropteroyltriglutamate--homocysteine S-methyltransferase, with product MTILNHTLGFPRVGLRRELKKAQENYWAGNASREELLATGRELRARHWDQQKQAGVDLLPVGDFAWYDHVLTTSLLLGNVPARHQNKDGSVDIDTLFRIGRGRAPTGEPAAAAEMTKWFNTNYHYMVPEFTKGQQFKLTWTQLLDEVDEALALGHNVKPVLLGPVTYLWLGKVKGEQFDRLSLLNDILPVYQQVLAELAKRGIEWVQIDEPALVLELPQEWLNAFKPAYDALTGQVKLLLTTYFEGVTPNLDTITALPVQGLHVDLVHGKDDVAELHKRLPADWLFSAGLVNGRNVWRADLTEKYAQIKDIVGKRALWVASSCSLLHSPIDLSVETRLDTEVKSWFAFALQKCGELALLRDALNSGDTAAITEWSAPIQARRHSTRVHNAAVEKRLAAITAQDSQRTNAYEVRAEAQRARFNLPAWPTTTIGSFPQTTEIRGLRLDFKKGNLDANNYRTGIAEHIKQAIAEQERLGLDVLVHGEAERNDMVEYFGEHLDGFVFTQNGWVQSYGSRCVKPPVVIGDVSRPQAITVEWAKYAQSLTDKPVKGMLTGPVTILCWSFPREDVTRETIAKQIALALRDEVADLEAAGIGIIQIDEPALREGLPLRRSDWAAYLEWGVEAFRINAAVAKDETQIHTHMCYCEFNDIMDSIAALDADVITIETSRSDMELLESFEEFDYPNEIGPGVYDIHSPNVPSVEWIEALLKKAEQRIPAERLWVNPDCGLKTRGWPETRAALANMVKAAQNLRQA from the coding sequence ATGACAATACTGAATCACACCCTCGGTTTCCCTCGCGTTGGCCTGCGTCGCGAGCTGAAGAAAGCGCAAGAAAACTACTGGGCAGGTAACGCCTCTCGTGAAGAATTGCTGGCAACGGGTCGCGAACTGCGCGCCCGTCACTGGGATCAGCAAAAACAGGCTGGCGTTGACCTGCTGCCGGTGGGCGATTTTGCCTGGTACGATCACGTGCTGACTACCAGCTTGCTGCTGGGTAACGTCCCGGCCCGTCATCAGAACAAAGATGGCTCCGTCGATATCGACACCTTATTCCGCATTGGCCGTGGCCGTGCACCGACCGGTGAACCTGCTGCGGCGGCAGAAATGACCAAATGGTTTAACACTAACTATCACTATATGGTGCCTGAATTCACCAAAGGCCAGCAGTTCAAGCTGACCTGGACTCAGTTGCTGGATGAAGTTGACGAAGCGCTGGCGCTCGGCCACAACGTAAAACCCGTCCTGCTGGGCCCGGTAACTTACCTGTGGCTGGGCAAAGTGAAGGGCGAACAATTTGACCGCCTGAGCCTACTGAACGACATTCTGCCGGTTTACCAGCAGGTGCTGGCAGAGTTGGCTAAGCGTGGCATCGAGTGGGTTCAGATTGATGAACCGGCACTGGTGCTGGAACTGCCGCAGGAGTGGCTGAACGCCTTTAAACCGGCGTATGACGCTCTAACCGGTCAGGTGAAGCTGCTGCTGACCACCTATTTTGAAGGAGTAACCCCGAATCTCGATACCATCACCGCACTGCCGGTACAGGGTCTGCATGTTGACCTGGTCCATGGTAAAGATGACGTGGCAGAACTGCACAAACGTTTGCCGGCTGACTGGCTGTTCTCTGCGGGTCTGGTGAACGGTCGTAACGTCTGGCGTGCCGATCTGACCGAGAAATATGCACAAATTAAGGACATTGTCGGCAAACGTGCGCTATGGGTGGCCTCTTCCTGCTCTCTGCTGCATAGCCCGATCGATCTGAGTGTCGAAACCCGCCTTGATACGGAAGTAAAAAGTTGGTTTGCCTTCGCCCTGCAAAAATGCGGCGAGCTGGCGCTACTGCGTGATGCGCTGAACAGCGGTGATACCGCCGCGATTACCGAATGGAGCGCACCGATTCAGGCTCGTCGCCATTCTACCCGCGTACACAATGCGGCAGTCGAAAAACGTCTGGCGGCGATTACCGCGCAGGACAGCCAGCGTACCAACGCCTATGAAGTACGTGCTGAAGCACAACGTGCACGCTTTAATCTGCCCGCCTGGCCAACCACGACGATCGGTTCCTTCCCGCAAACCACGGAAATTCGCGGCCTGCGTCTGGACTTCAAAAAGGGCAATCTGGATGCGAATAACTATCGCACTGGCATTGCAGAGCACATTAAACAGGCGATTGCTGAACAGGAGCGTTTAGGTCTGGATGTGCTGGTCCACGGCGAAGCCGAGCGTAATGACATGGTGGAATACTTTGGTGAGCACTTGGACGGCTTCGTCTTTACCCAGAACGGTTGGGTGCAAAGCTACGGTTCCCGTTGTGTGAAGCCGCCGGTGGTGATTGGCGATGTCAGCCGCCCGCAAGCGATTACCGTGGAGTGGGCGAAATACGCGCAATCCCTGACCGACAAGCCGGTAAAAGGCATGCTGACAGGCCCGGTGACCATTCTTTGCTGGTCATTCCCGCGTGAAGACGTGACCCGTGAAACCATCGCCAAACAGATTGCGCTGGCGCTGCGTGACGAAGTGGCGGATCTGGAAGCGGCGGGCATAGGCATTATCCAGATTGACGAACCGGCGCTGCGCGAAGGTCTGCCGCTGCGTCGCAGTGACTGGGCGGCGTATCTGGAGTGGGGCGTGGAAGCCTTCCGTATCAACGCCGCGGTGGCGAAGGATGAAACCCAGATCCACACCCACATGTGTTACTGCGAGTTCAATGACATCATGGATTCGATTGCTGCGCTGGACGCGGATGTGATCACCATTGAAACCTCGCGTTCCGACATGGAGCTGCTGGAATCGTTCGAAGAGTTCGACTATCCAAACGAAATTGGGCCGGGCGTCTATGACATTCACTCTCCGAACGTGCCAAGCGTGGAGTGGATTGAAGCCCTGCTGAAAAAAGCCGAACAGCGTATCCCGGCGGAGCGTCTGTGGGTGAACCCGGACTGCGGCCTGAAAACCCGCGGCTGGCCGGAAACCCGTGCGGCGCTGGCAAACATGGTGAAAGCCGCGCAGAACCTGCGTCAGGCTTAA